In Musa acuminata AAA Group cultivar baxijiao chromosome BXJ2-3, Cavendish_Baxijiao_AAA, whole genome shotgun sequence, the following proteins share a genomic window:
- the LOC103977368 gene encoding gibberellic acid methyltransferase 2 — protein MDCTSLVRVAASREKTKGRCASSEGHTWTKELHRILCMQGGEDDMSYAKNSEASAAAITSSKPLLMESIRSMKLFVSEACIRIADLGCATGYNTLSTMELVVQNLRLRYEKECDHVPEFEAFFCDLPSNDFNSLFRSLQVDSSCSSSRKSYYPAGVPGSFYDRLFPKEKLHLVVSLNALHWLSKIPAVVLDKQSKAWNKGRAWIDGGRKEVVEAYAKQSEEDLKMFLRCRREEMMEGGMLFIVMAGRPQFQEPENQLGDPDSRAKHPFTHSMDQAWQDLLNEGLIDEDTRDMFNIPAYMRSVEEVKTAFDRCSGFKIQQLEFQKIIEHSKEKQQEWIRDPDSYGRAKTNLVRATLKPIVEAHVGDIAEELFERFQTRISKDIDMLHKTCFYGVVVVCAIRMPD, from the exons ATGGATTGCACCAGCCTAGTCCGTGTTGCCGCCAGCAGGGAGAAAACCAAGGGAAGGTGTGCTAGCAGCGAGGGCCACACATGGACAAAAGAGCTTCATAGGATACTATGTATGCAAGGAGGAGAAGACGACATGAGCTATGCGAAAAATTCCGAGGCTTCTGCTGCTGCCATCACGTCATCCAAGCCACTGCTCATGGAATCCATCCGATCCATGAAGCTCTTTGTGTCGGAGGCCTGTATTAGGATTGCAGACTTAGGATGTGCCACGGGCTACAACACGCTGTCCACCATGGAATTGGTAGTCCAGAACCTGAGGCTGCGCTACGAGAAAGAGTGTGATCATGTGCCCGAGTTCGAGGCGTTCTTCTGCGATTTGCCATCGAACGATTTCAACTCCCTCTTCCGGTCCTTGCAGGTCGACTCGTCTTGCAGTTCATCCAGGAAATCGTATTATCCAGCAGGTGTGCCTGGTTCATTCTATGACCGGCTGTTTCCCAAAGAGAAGCTTCATTTGGTTGTTAGCCTGAACGCCCTGCACTGGCTTTCCAAG ATACCAGCTGTTGTGTTGGACAAGCAGTCCAAGGCGTGGAATAAAGGCCGAGCATGGATAGATGGAGGCAGGAAGGAGGTGGTGGAAGCATACGCGAAGCAGTCCGAGGAGGACCTCAAGATGTTCTTGCGATGCCGAAGGGAAGAGATGATGGAGGGAGGGATGCTGTTCATAGTGATGGCTGGGAGGCCTCAGTTTCAGGAACCTGAGAACCAATTAGGCGACCCGGACTCACGAGCCAAGCACCCTTTCACCCACTCCATGGATCAGGCATGGCAGGACTTACTGAATGAG GGATTGATCGATGAAGATACAAGAGACATGTTTAACATCCCTGCCTACATGAGGAGCGTAGAAGAGGTTAAGACAGCATTCGATCGATGCAGTGGATTCAAGATCCAGCAACTGGAGTTCCAGAAAATTATCGAGCACTCCAAGGAGAAACAACAGGAATGGATCAGGGATCCAGATTCGTACGGCCGAGCCAAAACTAATCTAGTACGAGCAACACTGAAGCCTATCGTCGAGGCACATGTCGGAGACATCGCCGAAGAACTGTTCGAGCGATTTCAGACGAGGATCTCCAAAGACATCGACATGCTCCATAAAACCTGTTTTTATGGCGTCGTTGTCGTGTGTGCCATCAGGATGCCGGATTGA
- the LOC103977003 gene encoding serine/threonine-protein phosphatase 7, whose translation MGEPSVPCPHIALSWPPDGSVTLEWIRRLTAILDWSSRNLPPSDLPTLLPSPVLLRILLAASDVLHKEPNCVRVQADDDLSGVVVVGDVHGQLHDVLFLLEDAGFPGEDRLFVFNGDYVDRGAWGLETFVLLLAWKVFLPHRVFLLRGNHESKYCTSVYGFENEVMVKYGDQGKQVYRKCLRCFEGLPLASIIADCIYTAHGGLFRSMNITPSKRSKGKKGQKIVTNSNTSSLKLGSLEELSKARRTVLDPPWEGSNLIPGDVLWSDPSLGLGLSPNEERGIGLLWGPDCTEEFLKKNQFKLIIRSHEGPDARVKRHNLTGMDSGYTIDHDVESGKLITLFSAPDYPQFQASKERYNNRGAYIVLRPPDFSTPFFHTFEAIKPRPQVSAYYDYEEVIDSDEELDLKSMNNGSSTEGVASGQTD comes from the exons ATGGGAGAGCCCTCGGTTCCTTGCCCCCACATCGCTCTTTCTTGGCCTCCGGATGGCTCTGTAACGCTCGAATGGATCCGACGTTTGACGGCCATCCTCGATTGGTCCTCGCGCAACCTCCCGCCCTCCGATCTCCCCACACTCCTTCCCTCTCCTGTCCTCCTTCGTATCCTTCTTGCCGCCTCCGACGTCCTTCACAAAGAGCCCAATTGTGTGAGAGTTCAAGCCGACGACGACCTCAGCGGCGTTGTTGTTGTTGGGGATGTTCATGGACAGCTCCACGATGTCTTGTTCTTGTTGGAGGACGCAGGTTTCCCAGGAGAGGATCGGCTGTTCGTCTTCAACGGTGACTATGTGGATCGAGGCGCGTGGGGGCTTGAGACCTTTGTTCTTCTGCTTGCATGGAAG GTTTTTTTGCCACATCGAGTGTTTCTTCTCCGTGGCAATCATGAGTCCAAATATTGCACTTCGGTGTATGGATTTGAAAACGAAGTAATGGTTAAGTATGGAGACCAAGGCAAGCAAGTTTACAGGAAATGCTTAAGATGTTTCGAAGGTCTTCCCTTAGCTTCTATCATAGCAGATTGCATATATACAGCTCATGGAGGACTTTTTCGCAGCATGAATATTACTCcatcaaagagatcaaaagggaaaaaagGTCAAAAGATAGTCACTAATTCTAATACAAGCTCTTTAAAGCTAGGTTCCTTGGAAGAGCTATCAAAAGCAAGACGAACCGTGCTTGACCCCCCATGGGAAGGATCAAACCTGATTCCTGGTGATGTACTGTGGTCTGATCCATCATTAGGTTTGGGTCTTTCTCCGAACGAAGAGAGGGGCATTGGTTTACTATGGGGTCCTGATTGCACTGAAGAATTCCTCAAGAAAAATCAGTTCAAG TTGATTATCAGGTCACATGAAGGCCCTGATGCAAGGGTTAAACGGCATAATCTCACCGGGATGGATTCAGGGTATACAATTGATCACGACGTGGAATCTGGAAAGCTGATTACTCTGTTTAGTGCTCCAGATTATCCCCAATTTCAG GCCAGTAAGGAGCGATACAACAACCGGGGTGCATATATTGTGCTGCGGCCACCAGATTTTTCTACACCTTTTTTCCATACTTTTGAAGCCATAAAACCGAGGCCTCAG GTGAGTGCCTACTACGACTACGAAGAAGTAATCGACTCGGACGAAGAGTTGGATTTGAAATCCATGAACAATGGCTCCTCGACCGAAGGTGTGGCTTCTGGCCAGACAGATTAG
- the LOC103977004 gene encoding uncharacterized protein LOC103977004 — protein sequence MENADQTVRRRISRIHDHVAASAASDEALPPSPHLFPMNCSSTLSTLMQRRDNRLLFARQTPASRGRFMQQVEMSQDTGSGGSQPNTLPNCFRSGGSASFQNPGEPLFSRKTMFDSTAPSSRTETPMKQDSMFSSYEAPLFARENSARIEKQQLRCGGRRSCRGIEWSPRMDVTESGPKYVVTVELPGVRATDVQVEVDDDSLRIMGKRLVSQWRVANGCEGWKPTYHQREILEGPYRVAWPLPKDVNKDGVSAELMDGFLRVTLPKL from the exons ATGGAGAACGCCGATCAGACGGTGAGGCGGAGGATCAGCAGGATCCATGACCACGTGGCTGCTTCTGCCGCGTCCGATGAAGCCTTGCCACCCTCCCCCCACCTCTTCCCCATG AACTGCAGCAGTACTCTCAGCACTCTGATGCAGAGGCGTGACAACAGACTGCTATTTGCACGGCAAACTCCTGCCTCTCGTGGTCGCTTCATGCAACAAGTCGAAATGAGTCAG GATACTGGATCCGGTGGTTCTCAGCCTAACACGCTTCCTAATTGTTTTCGTTCTGGAGGCAGTGCTTCTTTCCAGAATCCTGGAGAACCCTTGTTCTCCAGAAAGACCATGTTTGATTCTACCGCACCATCATCTAGAACTGAGACGCCCATGAAACAAGATTCCATGTTTTCTTCGTATGAGGCTCCATTGTTCGCCAGAGAAAATAGTGCAAGGATCGAAAAGCAGCAGCTTCGTTGCGGCGGAAGACGGTCTTGTAGAG GCATCGAGTGGTCTCCTCGAATGGATGTGACAGAATCTGGGCCAAAATACGTTGTGACGGTGGAACTTCCTGGTGTCCGCGCCACTGACGTTCAGGTGGAGGTGGACGATGACAG CTTGAGGATCATGGGAAAACGCCTGGTGAGCCAGTGGAGGGTGGCCAATGGTTGTGAGGGTTGGAAACCAACCTACCATCAAAGGGAGATCTTAGAGGGCCCATACCGAGTTGCTTGGCCTCTTCCCAAAGATGTGAACAAGGATGGTGTTTCAGCTGAACTCAT GGATGGCTTTCTTCGAGTCACTCTTCCTAAGTTGTAA